In Zygosaccharomyces rouxii strain CBS732 chromosome E complete sequence, the DNA window TTATtataaggaattgaaacaGATAATTGAAAATGTTCCTGAAGATATAGCATCTAAATCCCCTGAATTGGTTACTTTGCACAAGAGACTTCAATTGCCCaaagaattccaattgtCAGTTTTATCCAGATGTCTAACTTGTCGCTCATCACATTTACCCAATGAAATCAGTAATCCAAAACTTGGCTCAGCATTTAGTAGTACGGTACCAACAAACAATTTGTTCGATAATCATGGATTAAATATCTTTGGGAAAAACCTGTTAACATACCACGTTACACGCAAATTAATGACCAAATATCCACGTTTACCGACTGTGATATTGAATGCTGCTGTAGATGCATACATATGTGAAGACGTACTAGCAGGTGTTGGTAAATCTTGGGGTGTTGAAACGGAGAAAACACCAGTGTTGGAAagatatttgaaagaagaaccaATCCAAATTACGTTGGGTAAATTACGTTTTTACAATAATAGTTTAAATCAAGAAGatggaattgaatcaatATCTTCATTGAATTTCTCAGAAAAATCAGCATATTCTTTGGCCATTAGAAGCATAATAGGTGCATTGTGGGCGTGTACACAGGAGACAAATCCTCAATATGcattccaattcatcgaCGATCACATTTTAAGCAGAAAACTAGATATCTCTA includes these proteins:
- the MRPL3 gene encoding mitochondrial 54S ribosomal protein mL44 (highly similar to uniprot|P36516 Saccharomyces cerevisiae YMR024W MRPL3 Mitochondrial ribosomal protein of the large subunit), whose product is MSQLSSLTRHVAASRCMVTRLAVNGRSRSLPLGRRFNSTVSDRISSSSSSSSLKSNAVELSKYKNYYKELKQIIENVPEDIASKSPELVTLHKRLQLPKEFQLSVLSRCLTCRSSHLPNEISNPKLGSAFSSTVPTNNLFDNHGLNIFGKNLLTYHVTRKLMTKYPRLPTVILNAAVDAYICEDVLAGVGKSWGVETEKTPVLERYLKEEPIQITLGKLRFYNNSLNQEDGIESISSLNFSEKSAYSLAIRSIIGALWACTQETNPQYAFQFIDDHILSRKLDISKMFQFEQPTRELAALCRREGLQKPVSRLLAESGRHSKAPVFIVGVFSGDEKLGEGFGSSLKEGKARAATDALMKWYCYEPLEDQHPVVDHGAVIV